The DNA segment tttgtgtatgcttgtattgcttgccttgagattcatAGATGGTGATATTTGTTCTCCCTGGccttttgggtcgtgacaatatggtttTGATCTAGTGGTAAGAGAGCAATGTATAATGTGTGGGTTAGGTGCACATCATGCAATATTGAACTCTTCCATGTACAAAAGTATGTGAAAATGGTAAAAGGGTTGAGCATATTATCCATCGTATTTTGAACCTTATGTATGCTTATCTTGGGGATTTCTTAGTTAAAAAAGATAAGACAAAAAAGAACTTATTTTCTGATGTGTGGATTAATCAAATGTGATAAAAAGGAATAGCTAATTTAGAGAATCTGAAttgaaattaaaaagtaaaatagtgaaaaatatgaaaaagactacataaagaagaagaaaaataggatTAATGAGAAGgaaaatatattatttaatttagtGAGAGAAAATTTTTATCCTCTTAGCTCATTCAATCCACATctatcaatttttttttaaaaaaataaaaatttcaaataTTTTATCAATAATTGTATCAATATAAATTACATATATTTATTACTCATATAATGATATAGTAGTAAGCTCATGCCTTACCCTAGAGCCGTCCTGCTTCAGCCGAAGTTCATTTGCATAGCAGAGAGCTTCAACAATGGCAGAAAATCAATCCATAGCAAGAACTTTCCCGGTGAAGCCCAAATTAAAACCCACTTCAGCAAATTCCACTACCCCAACCCCTGAATCCAAGTATTGGAGATCATTCAAAACCCCTAAAGATCTTCAATCCCAAACCCTAGTTTCTGCAATCACCTCCCTATCAGTTTCCCCGATATCCCCTCACGATTTCGCCGCCACACATTCTGCCACTGTTTCCATTTTCTCCGGCCAAACTCTCGAACCCAAAACCACCATATCCTCCGCCTTCAAAGACACAGTCACCTCCGCTTCATTCCGTTCCGATGGATGTCTCATCGCCGCCGGTGACCTTTCAGGCGCCGTTCAGGTTCTTGACCTTAAATCCCGTGTCCCTCTCCGTCGTCTTCGCGGCCATACCCGACCCGTTCGTGTTGTCCGTTACCCACGCGCCGATAAGCTCCACCTGCTCTCCGGTGGTGATGATGCTGTTGTTAAGTACTGGGATATTACTACTGAGTCCAAAATTTACGATCTTTTGGGGCATAAGGATTATGTGAGGTGTGGCGATGCTTCACCGGTTAGTGATGATATGTTTGTTTCGGGTTCTTATGATCATACGGTGAAAGTTTGGGATGTTAGGGTTTTGAATTCGGGTTCTGTGATGGAGTTTGATCATGGGAAGCCTGTTGAGGATGTGATTTACTTGCCATCCGGTGGGTTAGTTGCTACTGCTGGTGCGAATTCTGTGAAGATTTGGGATGTTCTTGGAGGTGGGAAGTTGTTATATACAATGGAGAGTCATAACAAGACTGTTACTTCGATTTGTGTTGGTAAAATTGGGAAGGAGAGTGGCGAGGAGGCCCAGCAGTATCGGATTTTGAGTGTGTCTTTGGATGGATATATGAAGGTTTTTGATTATGCTAAGTTCAGGATTACTCATTCGATGAGGTTTCCTAATCCTTTAATGTCTGTTGGGTTTTCCCCGGATTGTTCTACGAGGGTGATTGGGGCGTCGAATGGGACAATGTATATTGGTAGGAGAAAGGTGAAGGATAGTGAAAGTTTGGAACTTGGGGGTTTTGGGGGTGGATTTGCTCCGCTGGAGGAGCCTCAGAGGCGGGTGTTGAGGCCATCTTATTTCAGGTATTTTCAGCGGGGGCAGAATGAGAAGCCATCCGAATGGGATTACTTGATTAAGAAACCTAAGAAGATTAAGGTGGCGGAACATGATAAGTTGTTGAAGAAATTTATGCATAAGGAGGCTTTGGTAGCTGCTTTGAGTGGGAAGAACCCGGAAAATGTGGTTGCTGTGATGGAGGAATTGGTTGCTCGGAAGAAGTTGTTGCGATGTGTGTCAAACTTGGAAACTGAGGAACTTGGTTTGCTTCTGAGGTTTCTGCAGAGGTACTCCACCATGCTTAGATTTTCAAGGTTTTTGATGGGCTTGACAAAGAAAGTAATTGAGATGCGAACTGAAGATATTAAGTTTTCAGATGAACTGAGAGGTCACATTAGGAATCTTAAACGAGACGTTGAGGAGGAAATAAGAGTACAACAGACATTGCAACAGATACAGGGAATTGTATGTCCTCTGCTCAAGATTGCTGCAAGGAGATGATAATTTGCTTATTGTTGCCTGTCGACTATCTGGCTCAACGTTTTGCCCTTTTTACTGCTAGGATTTCCTTCAACTGAGTGACTACAAAAAATTTTGCCATCACATTGTAGTATTCCTTCAAgaaattttgtttcttttatatgGGATTGTCCTTTTACCCATGAAGAATACATGCAGGTCACAGCTTAGGTACAACACTAGTTGAAGGTGGATAAAGCCAAAAAGTCCTGTGGAAGTGGAAGAAATCATTGATAATGTCAAGCTCTTATTGCTTGGACCTCATTTATTCTGCCTAAGATTACCTTTTGTTACACTTCGAGGCCATTGATACCCTTTACTTTTTGACAATGTTTTAAGACTTCCGTTAtactttgtttaaaagaattttttttttcgtttcttttttgAAGTTTTAAAATTTCTTTGTTGATAGGGTTACCAATAACCTCGAAAGTCCAATTTTACTATCTTGTTTTGATCAAGAGTAAAGTTGATCAATGCACTGACTACAAGATTATGGTAACGTCTAATAGG comes from the Nicotiana sylvestris chromosome 4, ASM39365v2, whole genome shotgun sequence genome and includes:
- the LOC104214475 gene encoding protein SLOW WALKER 1-like encodes the protein MAENQSIARTFPVKPKLKPTSANSTTPTPESKYWRSFKTPKDLQSQTLVSAITSLSVSPISPHDFAATHSATVSIFSGQTLEPKTTISSAFKDTVTSASFRSDGCLIAAGDLSGAVQVLDLKSRVPLRRLRGHTRPVRVVRYPRADKLHLLSGGDDAVVKYWDITTESKIYDLLGHKDYVRCGDASPVSDDMFVSGSYDHTVKVWDVRVLNSGSVMEFDHGKPVEDVIYLPSGGLVATAGANSVKIWDVLGGGKLLYTMESHNKTVTSICVGKIGKESGEEAQQYRILSVSLDGYMKVFDYAKFRITHSMRFPNPLMSVGFSPDCSTRVIGASNGTMYIGRRKVKDSESLELGGFGGGFAPLEEPQRRVLRPSYFRYFQRGQNEKPSEWDYLIKKPKKIKVAEHDKLLKKFMHKEALVAALSGKNPENVVAVMEELVARKKLLRCVSNLETEELGLLLRFLQRYSTMLRFSRFLMGLTKKVIEMRTEDIKFSDELRGHIRNLKRDVEEEIRVQQTLQQIQGIVCPLLKIAARR